GGTAGAAGATTTGGCCAAAGCTTGCCCAGAACCCATTGACGAAATTGCTTTCATTATTGGCGATTTTGGCGAGCAGGTAGAAGAGGACCTCAAAGCCCTAGCCCAAAGCCTTGGCGCTAAGGGAAGCATTTATCAGCAAACAGAAAAGTTGGGCACCGCTCACGCTATTCTCTGTGCCAAAGAAAGTTTGCAAGGTCCAGTTATTGTCGCTTTTGCCGATACGCTCTTCCAATCGAATTTTAAACTCAATATGGAAGAAGATGGCCTGATTTGGGTCAAAAAAGTAGCCGACCCCTCTGCTTATGGCGTAGTAAAATTGGACCAATCTGGTTATGTAACCGACTTTGTCGAGAAGCCCAGCACTTTCGTTTCTGATTTGGCCATTGTAGGTATTTACTATTTCCAAAGTGCCGAAAACTTAGAGAAGGAACTCCAGTATCTAGTTGATAATAATATTATGGACCGAGGCGAGTACCAATTGACTAATGCCTTGGAAAATATGAAAACGAAGGGCCTCAAGTTCTCTACTAGCCGTATTGATGAGTGGTTGGATTGTGGCAACAAAAAAGCTGTGGTTCATGCTAATCAGCGGGTATTAGAGATTAAGGAGGATGCGGCCCAAATTGCTAGCGACTTGCAGCAATCGAATAGCGTAGTGATTCCGCCTTGCTTTATTGGGGAGGGCGTAGTTTTGGAAAATGCGGTAGTCGGTCCACATGCTTCTATTGGCAAGGGCAGCCTTATCCGCAATTCTATTGTCCAAAATAGCTTGATTCAAGAAAACTCTCAGGTAGAAGATGCTGTTTTGAGAGATACGATGCTAGGCGCACATGTAAAATACAAGGGCCAAGCACAAGCTTTGAGCTTGGGCGACTACTCAGAATATAGCTGCTAAGCAGCTATTTGGTCCAAAGAAAAGGGCGCTTGTCTGTTCACAGACAAGCGCCCTTTTTGCGTTCAGGCGGTTAGTTTGGTTTTGCCCGCTGGCCGCAGGCCAGTTTTTTTTGGCCTAGCGATGTGGAGCAGTGGCCGCAGGCCAGACCGAGCCGCTGAAAGCGGCGAAGGGCCGAGCGAGCAGCGAGCTGCGAAACGTAGCGCCGCAAGGCCGCAGGCCGCAGCGGAGGCCCCAAAATAGTCTTATCAATAAAGGTTGGACCGTTGGTATCTCCATTTTTTCTCCCAGCTTAATTTTTCCTCTTTGCTTAGTCCAGTCCCGAATAGAGGTAGTAACTGCAGCTTGGGTTGCAGTTGCTCAAACCCTTTTGGAAAAGCCTTGAAGTCTTTATTGTTACGGAGATCAAGATCCGTTAACAAGGTTAATTGAACGATACTTTTGGGTAGACTTTTAAGCTGGTTATTGTTGAGCGTCAACGTCTTTAAGGCCTTTAGTTGGCCAATGTTTTCGGGCAAACTTTGGAGCTGATTGTTATTTAAATGCAATTTTTGTAGTTGTGTTAGCTGCCCAATAGTTATGGGTAGTTCTTGGAGTTGATTATTACTCAAATATAGTTCTTGTAGTTGGGCTAGTTGTCCAATTGTTTTGGGCAGCTCTTGAAGTTGATTATTGTCTAGATGCAGCTCTTTTAACTGTTTTAGCTGTTCTATGTTTTTGGGCAGTTTTTGGATGCTACAGTGCTCTAACTGCAGTACTTCTAGCGTTTGAAGTTGGCCAATTTTGGGGCTCAGTTGCTGTAGATCTTTATTGTTGCTAAGCGTTAAAAACTGTAGTTTTTTTGCTTGAAATATAGATGAGGGTAACTCTTGAAGTAGGTTGTCGCTTAGGTTGAGGAGGGTCAACTGCTTCATTTTTTCAAGATTAAACTGAATTTGACGAACTAAATTATCCTGAATATTTAGGTATTTAATTTTCTTACAACTGCTTATTGTACTGGGTAACTTTTTGAGTTGATTATGGGCCAGGATCAGTAGTTTTAGTTTTTGAAGTTGGCCAATTTCAGGAGCCAAGCTGCTCAACTGATTCCCTTCGAGATTGAGATATTGCAACTTTCGGAGTTCGTAAAAGTTGGCTGGCAGCTCTTTCAGTTGGTTTTTGGAAAGCTGTAGGCCAGATAGCATTTGCAGTTGGCCAAAAGAGCTCGGCAGACGTTTGAGCTGACATTGCTCTAGATTTAACTGGCACAGTTCGCTGAGTTGGCCAAAGTCTTCGGGCAAGGCCTCTATTTGGCTCTGCTCTAAATCGAGGTATTCTAGGTCTTTAAATTGGCTTAGGGCTTGGGCATCTGAAGAAGAAAAAATGCGATTGCCTAGTTTTAAAATAAGCAAGCTTTTAGGAAATACCTCTAGACTTCTTGTTCTAAAAGCTTGAGCTTCGTAAGAGGCGTTGGCGCTAAAATAAAATAGTTTTTTCCAGACTTGATTGTCCCATTGCAAATCTGTATCATCCAAAACGAGCTGTTCTAGTTGGGGCCAAAGGGAATCGGCAAGTATTTTTTTGCTCTTGATTGAGGAGAGGTTGAGATAGCGCAGCTGTTCAAGGGGGATTAAAAAATCTAGGCTGATGCTGTCCTCGATACTAGCGCCTAAATTTAGATATTCTAACTCGCTAAGTTGGGCCAAAGCTTCAAAGGCTTTGGGATGATGCTCAATTTGACGGTATTTATACGGATTAGTATATTCTAAATTTAGAGCTTTGAGCTGCTTGAGTTGGGCCAAGGGGGCAAGTTTAGTGCAGCTACGCCTCGCCAAACTCAGGCGTTTAATATTGGCCAAAACAGAAAGGTCATCAGGCAAACTGTCTATGCGCAAAAAATCTAGATAGAGCGTATGTAGTTTGGGCGCTAAAGCCAATTCTTCAGGGATGTTATGAAACATATTGAAGCTAAGGCATAATTCTTCTAACTTAGTCAATTGCCCAAGAGCTTTATGCAGTTGTTGAAGCCTTCCGTAAGTTAAACTGAGAATCCGCAAGTTCTTTAGCTGTCCAATTTCTCGATGAAGTCGACTATTTTTTATGGAAATATTTAGCAATTCAATTTGTTCTTGCTCTAGTAGTTGGCTGGGTAAACCTAAAAGGAATGAAATCTCTCTATAATCAACAGGACCTAAGCTTTTTGCAGAAAAATCAAGTGCTTTAATCTCAGGCCCTAGTTCGTCTATCGTACGAGCCAAGGGCCAAAGTTCGCCCTCCAAACTACCAATATAAAACTTATCCCCATCTTGCAGCTCTAGATATCCTTTGAAGTTACTAGGCCAAATTTGATCAAATGTTTGCTTGAAAACAGGCTGCCCATTTAGATGAAATAGCTGCCTTTTACCTTGGGGTTGTTCTTTGATCCAGACTTGTTCTCCCCACTCTAATTCGATTAGATAATCATGCTGATTTGGCGTTTCGAATAGGCTGTAGGATTGCCCAAAAAGGGGAGCGCTCAGCAGTAAACAGAGGAATAAGAGTTGTTTCATCTTCTTTATTTTTTATGAGTTGAATCCTAAAGTTGCAATTACTCAGGCATAGTAATACGCATTTCATTATTCTTATACTGCTGGCTCTTGAGCAGGGGCTTTACCAACTCCTTGATCTCCTTATGCAAAACTTCCATCAAACGCAATTTTGCATAGGGCCGATAAAAAGCCAAACTAATTTCCCGAACAGGAACGGGCCGCTCAAAATAAGCCAAACGCTGCTGCCGCTCTTCAGAAAGTTGCTGGAGATAAAGCTCCGGAACCAAGGTGAGCCCCCCCATTTGGTCCACCAAAGGCAATAAACAATCAAAAGAGTTGGCCCCCAGTTTTAAGTTGGGCCAAGGACTAGCCTTTTGCCGCAAATGACAAAGATCCAACATCTGCTCCCGCAAACAATTGCCCTCTTCCAATAGCCAAAGCGGCCGCTCCAACAAAATATCTGGAGTTGTATAGCGCTTAATCTGCTCCTCCGCACTGCCATAAACCAAAAGCAATTCATAATAGAGCACCCAATCCTCTATGCTGCTATCCTTCAATGGCGTACTCAAAATGGCCAAATCTAATTCGCCCCGCTTGAGGGCCTCGGTCAAACTAGCCGTGGGGGCCTCGATAATCTCTAACTCTACCTCTGGATATTTGAGCAAAAAAGGCCGCAGAAAAATAGGCAGCAAACTACTGCTAATGGTCGGAATAATCCCCAAACGTAGCTGTCCCGCCACTTTTTGCTTAACATTTCGGGCCAAATCATAAAAATTATCGGTCTCCGATAAAATACGCCGAGCTGCCATAATCAACTCTTTGCCGCAATCTGTCGTGACCAAAGGCTGCGTCTTGCGGTCAAATATCATCACTCCCAATTCCTTCTCTAATTTCCCAATCATGCTGCTCAAAGTGGCCTGACTCAAATCCAATTCTTCCGCCGCCTTGCTAAATTGCTTGTGCCGATCTACGGCAAGAATGTATCGTAGCTGCTGTAATTTCATACTATTAGTTTTTGTTATATGCCCTATAGTTTTTATCATTTTTAGTTATAGCTATCTTGCCCTATCTTTGTATCAACAAGGACGGAAAGCCATAGGCCAAAAGATAGTTATTAGTTTTTATTATACGGCCTATAAGTTTTATCATTTTTAGTTATAGCTATCTTGCCTTATCTTTGTATCAACAAGGACGGAAAACTAAAGGATAATTCGTTAATTATTTATTATAGCTAATAGATTTTCTTCTTGTCCAGATTTAGTTCTTATTTTTTGTTCCCAGAACAAATTTAATTTATACAAGTTTTTAAATAAAAATACCAATTATGGAAAATCCCACTGAAGTAAACTTCAACCCTATGCCTCGCATCGGCGACCAAGCACCCGATTTTGTAGCACAAACGACTACCGGCCCCATGAAATTCTCTGAGTATGCAGAGGGCAAATGGATCGTTCTCTTTTCTCACCCCGCCGATTTTACACCCGTTTGTACCACCGAAATGAGTGGCTTCGCTATCCGCCAAGACGAGTTTAAAGCTCTAAATACTGAGCTCGTTGGCCTAAGCATCGATAGCCTTCACGCTCACCTCGCTTGGGTAAATAATGTACGCAACAACACTGGCGTTTACCTCAATTTCCCCATCATCGCCGATATCGACATGAAGGTCTCTAAGCTCTACGGTATGCTTCAGCCCAATGAAAGCGAAACCGCTGCCGTACGCGCCGTTTTCTTCATCGATCCGAGCAAAAAAATTCGCCTCGTTATGTATTACCCACTCAATGTGGGCCGCAATATGGACGAAATTCTCCGCGCACTAGAAGCCCTACAGGTTTCTGACGAACATAAGGTGGCTATGCCTCTAGACTGGCGCAAAGGCGATAAGGTGATCGTTCCTCCACCCAAAACTTTGGCCGAAATGGACGCTCGCATCGCCGATACTTCTTGCGAAAAAGTAGATTTCTACCTCGCTAAGAAGTCTCTCTAAGAGATTATTTTTTAGGGGCTGCCCCAGCCTTCGGCTGGGTCGCTCCCCTCTGGGCTCGCTCTCTGCTCGGCCCATCGCCAGCAAGCTGGCTTGGTCTGGCCCTTCGGGCCACCCGCCGGGCAGCTCAGCCTGCGGCCCTTCGGGCCTGCAAAACGCAGCAGACCAAATTTGTCACTCCAATTATTTTTTCCCAAACCAGAGGAGCCGATCCTCCCAATATTCCGAACTATGTTTTTTAAGCACATTTATGATAAAAGTCTAGCTCAAGCTAGCTATATGATCGCTTGTCAAAAAGCAGGCGTGGCCGCCGTAATCGATCCTAAACGGGATGTAGATACTTATCTAGATATTGCCAAGCAAGAGGGCTTTACGATTACGCATATCCTAGAAACACATATTCATGCAGACTTTTTGGCCGGTAGCCGAGAATTGGCCGAACTAACTGGAGCCAAAATGTATCTCTCCGCTGAAGGTGGCGAGGGCTGGGAATATGAGTTTCCGCATGAAGGCTTAAAAGATGGAGACGAATTTTGGTTGGGGAACCTCAAGTTTGAGGTTTGGCATACGCCTGGCCATACCCCAGAAAGTATCAGCTTCTTACTCACCGATACGCCCGCAACGGAAGAACCCGTTATGCTCTTTACTGGAGATTTTGTCTTTGTTGGCGATATCGGACGACCCGATTTGTTGGAAAAAGCCGCAGGGATCAAAGGTACCCAAGATGAAGGGGCCAAGCAAATGCTGGCTTCTGTCCGCCGATTCAAAGAATTGCCCGATTTTATTCAGCTTTGGCCCGGACATGGTGCCGGCTCTGCCTGTGGTAAGGCCCTTGGTGCCGTACCTAGCAGTACCGTAGGCTATGAGAAAATCCGTAACTGGGCCTGCCAATTAGCCGATGACGATAAAGCATTTACCGATTATCTGCTAGAGGACCAACCCGAGCCGCCAAAGTATTTTGCTAAAATGAAGTTGCTCAATAGAGTAGAACGCCCTCTATTAACCAAGCTGGCCCCCGCTCAAGAACTCGATTGGCAGACCGTAGCCACCGCTATGCAAGCGGGCATCCCTCTAATTGATGCTCGCCCCAGAACGCAGGTCGAAAAAGAGGGCTTTATTCCTGGCACGCTAAATATTCAGCATAATAATGCCTTTTCTACTTGGGCCGGCTGGTTCCTGGATTATGATAAGGACTTTATGCTTTTGGCCGCCGAGGACCAAATCGATGAGCTCCGCCGAAAACTTATGCGCATCGGCTTAGATAACTTTAAGGGATTTGTTGCTTCTACTGCTGTTTATCCGCAAGCCTTGCATCAACCCGATATTATTGAGCTAGCAGAAGTAAAAGCGCTAAAAGGAGAATATCGCATTTTTGATATTCGCTCAGCCAAAGAATACAAAGAGGGCCATATTGAAGGCGCAGAACATTTCTTTTTGGGCAAACTTTATGAACTAGCCAAAGATGTAGACCGCAATGAAGCCATTATTCTACATTGTCAGGGCGGAGATCGTGCCGCTATTGGTTACAGTATTTTGGTCCAAATGGGCTTTAAGAATATTAAAAACTTTAGTGGTGGAATTAAGGCCTGGACGGCTGCAAAAGAACCCTTGGTTTAGTGTATTAGTTATAGCAAGAGGACAATAGTTGTCAAGCAGGGAGGAGCGAGAAATCGCTCCTCCTTTTTTGGTCCAGCTGGCCCAGCGCTGCGCAGCGGTGGCCGAAGGCCAGACCGAGTAAAACGAGCGTTAGCGAAGTTTTGTGAAGGGCCGAGCAGACCTGCGAGCCGCGCAGCATAGCGGCGGCCGACCTAGCCGAAGGCTAGCCGGCCGCGGGCCCCAAAAGCTAGTTATTTTCGGTAAACTCCTTCTGCATCAGCATGTCGTCGCCAGCGAAAGATCACCGATAAAATTAGGAGCAAGCCAATGCCCCCAGCAAAAATACTGGCCAAAAAAAGCAGGGCATTTCCCATGGTTTTTTCGGCTAAATAGAGTGGTTGATCAATACCAATTTGGACAAAAGCGGCCCAAAAAATGGGGTGGGCAGCTATGCTATTTTTATTGGCCGAAAGGTATTTTAATTTGGCCCTTTGCAAGGCACTGCTTTTATCTGCCCCGGCCGCAATTTGTCGGTAATAATCCTCCATAAGGATAGCCGTGCTCTCGTCATTTACCTGCCAAAGACTAACAAGAGCCGCAGGAGTGCCAGCATACATAAAGGCCCTAGCCAAAGAGGCCGTTGCATTTCCTTGTTGGAAGCGGCCCACGGCTGTTTCGCAGGCAGAAAGGACCACCAAATCGGCAGAAATGGGCAAATTCATAATTTCATTGGCCATCAGCAGATTGTC
This genomic interval from Saprospira grandis contains the following:
- a CDS encoding leucine-rich repeat domain-containing protein, which produces MKQLLFLCLLLSAPLFGQSYSLFETPNQHDYLIELEWGEQVWIKEQPQGKRQLFHLNGQPVFKQTFDQIWPSNFKGYLELQDGDKFYIGSLEGELWPLARTIDELGPEIKALDFSAKSLGPVDYREISFLLGLPSQLLEQEQIELLNISIKNSRLHREIGQLKNLRILSLTYGRLQQLHKALGQLTKLEELCLSFNMFHNIPEELALAPKLHTLYLDFLRIDSLPDDLSVLANIKRLSLARRSCTKLAPLAQLKQLKALNLEYTNPYKYRQIEHHPKAFEALAQLSELEYLNLGASIEDSISLDFLIPLEQLRYLNLSSIKSKKILADSLWPQLEQLVLDDTDLQWDNQVWKKLFYFSANASYEAQAFRTRSLEVFPKSLLILKLGNRIFSSSDAQALSQFKDLEYLDLEQSQIEALPEDFGQLSELCQLNLEQCQLKRLPSSFGQLQMLSGLQLSKNQLKELPANFYELRKLQYLNLEGNQLSSLAPEIGQLQKLKLLILAHNQLKKLPSTISSCKKIKYLNIQDNLVRQIQFNLEKMKQLTLLNLSDNLLQELPSSIFQAKKLQFLTLSNNKDLQQLSPKIGQLQTLEVLQLEHCSIQKLPKNIEQLKQLKELHLDNNQLQELPKTIGQLAQLQELYLSNNQLQELPITIGQLTQLQKLHLNNNQLQSLPENIGQLKALKTLTLNNNQLKSLPKSIVQLTLLTDLDLRNNKDFKAFPKGFEQLQPKLQLLPLFGTGLSKEEKLSWEKKWRYQRSNLY
- a CDS encoding MBL fold metallo-hydrolase, with translation MFFKHIYDKSLAQASYMIACQKAGVAAVIDPKRDVDTYLDIAKQEGFTITHILETHIHADFLAGSRELAELTGAKMYLSAEGGEGWEYEFPHEGLKDGDEFWLGNLKFEVWHTPGHTPESISFLLTDTPATEEPVMLFTGDFVFVGDIGRPDLLEKAAGIKGTQDEGAKQMLASVRRFKELPDFIQLWPGHGAGSACGKALGAVPSSTVGYEKIRNWACQLADDDKAFTDYLLEDQPEPPKYFAKMKLLNRVERPLLTKLAPAQELDWQTVATAMQAGIPLIDARPRTQVEKEGFIPGTLNIQHNNAFSTWAGWFLDYDKDFMLLAAEDQIDELRRKLMRIGLDNFKGFVASTAVYPQALHQPDIIELAEVKALKGEYRIFDIRSAKEYKEGHIEGAEHFFLGKLYELAKDVDRNEAIILHCQGGDRAAIGYSILVQMGFKNIKNFSGGIKAWTAAKEPLV
- a CDS encoding LysR substrate-binding domain-containing protein, translated to MKLQQLRYILAVDRHKQFSKAAEELDLSQATLSSMIGKLEKELGVMIFDRKTQPLVTTDCGKELIMAARRILSETDNFYDLARNVKQKVAGQLRLGIIPTISSSLLPIFLRPFLLKYPEVELEIIEAPTASLTEALKRGELDLAILSTPLKDSSIEDWVLYYELLLVYGSAEEQIKRYTTPDILLERPLWLLEEGNCLREQMLDLCHLRQKASPWPNLKLGANSFDCLLPLVDQMGGLTLVPELYLQQLSEERQQRLAYFERPVPVREISLAFYRPYAKLRLMEVLHKEIKELVKPLLKSQQYKNNEMRITMPE
- a CDS encoding peroxiredoxin yields the protein MENPTEVNFNPMPRIGDQAPDFVAQTTTGPMKFSEYAEGKWIVLFSHPADFTPVCTTEMSGFAIRQDEFKALNTELVGLSIDSLHAHLAWVNNVRNNTGVYLNFPIIADIDMKVSKLYGMLQPNESETAAVRAVFFIDPSKKIRLVMYYPLNVGRNMDEILRALEALQVSDEHKVAMPLDWRKGDKVIVPPPKTLAEMDARIADTSCEKVDFYLAKKSL
- a CDS encoding sugar phosphate nucleotidyltransferase, coding for MKLIIPMAGRGTRLRPHSITVPKPLVAVAGKPIVARLVEDLAKACPEPIDEIAFIIGDFGEQVEEDLKALAQSLGAKGSIYQQTEKLGTAHAILCAKESLQGPVIVAFADTLFQSNFKLNMEEDGLIWVKKVADPSAYGVVKLDQSGYVTDFVEKPSTFVSDLAIVGIYYFQSAENLEKELQYLVDNNIMDRGEYQLTNALENMKTKGLKFSTSRIDEWLDCGNKKAVVHANQRVLEIKEDAAQIASDLQQSNSVVIPPCFIGEGVVLENAVVGPHASIGKGSLIRNSIVQNSLIQENSQVEDAVLRDTMLGAHVKYKGQAQALSLGDYSEYSC